From the Arvicola amphibius chromosome 2, mArvAmp1.2, whole genome shotgun sequence genome, one window contains:
- the Cmpk2 gene encoding UMP-CMP kinase 2, mitochondrial, whose amino-acid sequence MALVSRPRAPLWLGRLSRRLCARHRACTGSMVRQRRFAVEMPDCSLTHFVLGDTAGHPDSRLAALLGPPGRSYALCVPLAPGTGCGPRVQAARMHQRLLLQLRRGPLQRCQLSKLLGYGPGDQKGEAHHGFLLRDPSDHPDTRRALLQLLNSCQEEAHPQLAEFQADSQGLLWQRLWELQGDRQVQVDCACVLPAQEPLLHPLLPDLLNSAVFQDRDAARAVLEECTSFIPEARAVLDLVDQCPREIQKGKFQVIAIEGLDATGKSTVTQAVSESLQAVLLQSPPPCISQWRKIFDDEPTIIRRAFYSLGNYLVASEIAKESARFPVIVDRYWHSTATYAIATEVSGGPQYLPPAHHPVYQWPGDLLKPDLVLLLTVNPEERVKRLEGRGLEKTKEEAELEANNVFRQKVEVTYQRMENPSCHMVDASPSRETVLQNVLQLIRSAAHSL is encoded by the exons ATGGCCTTAGTAAGTCGCCCTCGAGCCCCACTGTGGCTCGGGCGACTGTCGCGGCGGCTGTGCGCGCGGCACCGGGCCTGCACTGGGAGCATGGTTCGTCAGCGGCGGTTCGCTGTAGAAATGCCGGATTGCTCCCTGACTCATTTCGTCCTAGGGGACACGGCAGGTCACCCGGACTCACGCCTGGCAGCACTACTAGGGCCCCCGGGGCGCAGTTACGCGTTGTGCGTGCCGCTGGCCCCGGGCACAGGCTGCGGTCCTCGGGTGCAGGCGGCCCGGATGCACCAgcgtctgctgctgcagctgcgcCGCGGTCCTTTGCAGCGGTGCCAGCTGAGCAAGCTGCTGGGCTACGGTCCCGGCGACCAAAAAGGTGAAGCCCATCATGGCTTCCTGCTGCGCGACCCTAGCGACCACCCGGACACTCGGCGCGCCTTGCTGCAGCTTCTGAACTCATGCCAGGAGGAGGCGCACCCGCAGCTGGCTGAATTCCAGGCCGACTCTCAGGGTTTGCTGTGGCAGCGCTTGTGGGAGCTgcagggagacaggcaggtgcAAGTGGACTGCGCATGCGTCCTGCCGGCACAGGAGCCCCTTCTGCACCCATTGCTGCCAGATCTGCTCAACTCCGCTGTGTTCCAAGACCGGGATGCTGCAAGGGCGGTATTGGAGGAG TGCACATCCTTTATTCCTGAAGCCCGGGCAGTGCTTGACCTGGTTGACCAATGCCCAAGGGAGATTCAGAAAGGAAAGTTCCAGGTCATTGCCATCGAAGGACTGGATGCCACTG GTAAAAGCACCGTGACCCAGGCAGTGTCGGAGTCTCTCCAGGCTGTCCTCCTACAGTCGCCACCACCCTGCATCAGCCAGTGGAGGAAAATCTTTGATGATGAACCGACCATCATTCGAAGGGCATTTTACTCTTTGGGAAATTATCTGGTGGCTTCTGAAATAGCTAAAGAGTCAGCCAGGTTCCCTGTTATTGTAGACAG GTACTGGCATAGCACGGCCACCTATGCCATAGCCACTGAGGTGAGTGGAGGCCCACAGTACCTGCCCCCTGCCCACCACCCTGTGTACCAGTGGCCGGGAGACCTGCTGAAGCCTGACCTGGTCCTGCTGCTCACGGTGAATCCTGAGGAGAGAGTGAAGAGACTGGAGGGCCGGGGCCTGGAGAAAACTAAAGAGGAGGCCGAGCTCGAGGCCAATAATGTATTCCGTCAGAA